One genomic region from Tigriopus californicus strain San Diego chromosome 4, Tcal_SD_v2.1, whole genome shotgun sequence encodes:
- the LOC131879307 gene encoding ATP-sensitive inward rectifier potassium channel 12-like, translating to MTVFEVTKSGDSGDESSFEDPSKDQHLDPKSSRTITEDSGQGSYDNMTESNSIDGSEIDNNPHGNDMEGGMVNPCFITVENEHGELEHVELDIDDNQFTVHPNLIKPRGSVSSGQFDVFPKLRRKPQPRQFEEEESAIVSPEVIKELSKKAKKRLVAKSGRANVSMQNVPNRGRNLIKDVFTTCIDMPWRYVILAFSLSFLITWTFFGFLYWIIAHAHGDFEEDNLPDGINQKSGNFTPCVWGIYNYASCYLFSLETQHTIGYGTRQTSEDCSSAIIVMSIQSIVGVLTSSSFAGIVFAKLARPKNRTHTVMFSKNAVITLRDGILYLVFRIGNVRKSHLIEAHVRAQLVHSKEVTKEGDRTYFSQQELKVSTMTEEDDDRVMLLLPTMIFHKIDADSPFYDMSPKDILNSKFEMVVSLEGIVEPTGNSVQARTSYLPREILWGYRFENMVSYSSKPGTYLVDCSYLNAVTQDDTPRMSMEKIYKERRHDERRRRQMQMASVTSITEVGKVPSRTNSTSRFNPYTSVIHPDSSVTIQET from the exons atgactgTGTTTGAAGTGACCAAGTCCGGTGATTCCGGCGATGAATCGTCTTTCGAGGACCCCTCCAAGGACCAGCATCTTGATCCCAAATCCTCACGGACCATAACAGAGGATTCGGGCCAAGGGTCATATGATAACATGACGGAGAGCAATTCCATTGACGGCAGTGAGATCGACAATAATCCTCACGGGAACGATATGGAAGGAGGCATGGTCAATCCATGCTTTATCACGGTGGAAAACGAACACGGAGAGTTGGAACATGTGGAATTGGACATTGATGACAATCAGTTCACGGTACATCCAAACTTGATAAAACCAAGAGGATCAGTCAGCAGCGG CCAATTTGATGTATTCCCAAAGTTACGGAGAAAG CCTCAACCAAGACagtttgaagaggaagaaagtgCCATAGTGTCTCCAGAGGTGATCAAGGAACTGAGtaagaaggccaagaaacgCTTGGTCGCCAAATCCGGACGGGCTAATGTGTCCATGCAAAATGTACCTAATCGAGGCAGGAACTTGATCAAAGATGTGTTCACAACTTGCATTGACATGCCATGGAG GTATGTAATCCTCGCCTTTTCCCTCAGTTTCCTCATCACTTGgaccttttttggctttttatATTGGATCATCGCTCACGCCCATGGCGATTTCGAAGAAGATAACCTACCCGATGGGATCAATCAGAAATCGGGCAATTTCACACCTTGTGTCTGGGGCATCTACAATTATGCCTCGTGCTATCTGTTTAGTTTGGAAACCCAGCATACCATTGG TTATGGTACGCGCCAAACTAGTGAAGATTGTTCCAGTGCTATTATTGTCATGAGCATTCAGTCCATCGTTGGTGTGCTCACCTCATCCTCGTTTGCGGGCATTGTTTTCGCCAAATTGGCTCGGCCGAAG AATCGCACGCACACGGTGATGTTCTCGAAAAATGCAGTGATCACTTTGAGAGACGGCATTTTGTACCTCGTGTTCCGGATTGGCAATGTCAGAAAATCTCATTTGATTGAGGCCCACGTTCGAGCTCAATTGGTCCATTCCAAGGAAGTCACCAAAGAGGGGGACAGAACCTACTTCAGCCAACAGGAGCTTAAG GTCTCAACAATGACTGAAGAAGACGACGATCGTGTGATGCTGCTTCTCCCAACCATGATCTTCCACAAGATTGACGCCGATAGTCCCTTTTATGACATGAGTCCTAAGGACATTCTGAACTCGAAATTCGAAATGGTCGTTTCTCTGGAAGGTATCGTGGAACCGACTGGAAACTCTGTCCAAGCTCGGACTTCTTATCTCCCTCGGGAGATTCTTTGGGGATATCGCTTTGAGAATATG GTGAGTTATTCCTCCAAACCGGGAACGTATCTTGTGGACTGTTCGTATTTGAACGCCGTCACCCAAGACGACACGCCTCGCATGTCCATGGAAAAGATCTACAAAGAGAGACGACACGATGAACGTCGAAGACGTCAAATGCAAATGGCTTCCGTGACGAGCATCACGGAAGTTGGGAAAGTGCCATCCAGGACCAATTCCACATCCCGATTCAACCCGTACACCTCAGTGATCCATCCAGACAGCTCAGTCACCATTCAAGAGACTTAG
- the LOC131879308 gene encoding uncharacterized protein LOC131879308: MILNLVSLVSFVLVLLWSSVSGLSVVKCRAGNDGGCIGFRRPNSLEQTMATPHSNLPMAVQKKNTAEGLTREEILDMIERLKRYIPVEETRTHRADRDFQSETGPTRTHMDNESGGILNQFVQTLQAANNYGARFRSKYNGRGANLVTLNHLIRGI, translated from the exons ATGATCCTGAATTTAGTTTCCCTCGTGTCGTTCGTTCTTGTTCTCCTATGGAGCTCCGTTTCCGGCCTCAGTGTGGTGAAATGTCGGGCAGGCAATGACGGGGGCTGCATCGGTTTCAGACGTCCCAACTCCCTGGAACAAACCATGGCCACA CCTCATTCAAACTTGCCGATGGCCGTCCAAAAGAAGAACACAGCCGAAGG GCTCACTCGAGAGGAAATCCTAGACATGATAGAAAGGCTCAAGAGGTACATTCCAGTAGAAGAGACCCGAACGCATCGAGCGGATCGGGATTTTCAGTCCGAAACCGGGCCCACCCGGACCCATATGGACAACGAATCAGGCGGGATCTTGAACCAATTCGTCCAAACTTTGCAAGCCGCCAATAATTATGGCGCCAGATTTCGTTCCAAGTACAACGGTCGAGGAGCGAACTTGGTCACCCTGAACCATCTGATTAGAGGCATATGA
- the LOC131879282 gene encoding transducin beta-like protein 3, with the protein MAPLSSVASMMGPTDATDDATDSDLWRARPWIQGHGQPVTALVGWLDGHLVVAEAGSLRCLDLNRNLSLSSALTLAPADDPILSLTVHAPSSQIWTAHRSGLIRHSQGPQLTLIRTLKSAHIGPIPFLAVDAAGSKLASLSVGQSASLRVWDLPAYAGQKAARAPSHHPTAMLLDPAGHLNVGTVLGPILVYRLDELGRAPQTLERHKSGVAALAANRSCLVAAGRDQILTVWSQDSGTLVHLIPVFEDIQTLAFSTAGRLTTGGSRGQLRGWDLSSGQEMTTITDLPTLKGRDIKALNFSAQDELRVWQEDLVFSPDRVQCLFQEPLTDLCLITEGREVVLSTMENALKIMSVESLTVKVFDTPHQEGVVALAGNASGGRPTFASLGKRREIFVWQRDDQTIEVLAQCVNAAAITQTFLLDRLLFTGDVDGILKTWALEPDQTEAKTIATTLSHGKEVKAIDVDSNRGLILTASLDKTAKIWRAEDMQRVAALSGHRRGVIAAKFSHCEPQIISSSLDGAVKIWNIGPYDCARTLEGLLSPACDLLIHSPKTLISLSLDGAFTIWKTNENAPKLAAYNHHEAQAWKMVQIGDQIISCGTNNQFLIWDDNTQNIKLKKEQEQTTQIKLMQSLDNALKQGKLDKAVLACLRLKQTRKLHEILSNCPNQVRTNLIQRLPSKYLQNFLKFSIHLNQNTRTFLLGQEIFSILIDRGHDLSLLESAQIYQFLSFSQKHYERVSKELAKVSIVDLLLKI; encoded by the coding sequence ATGGCGCCTCTGTCTTCCGTGGCGTCTATGATGGGGCCCACGGATGCCACGGATGATGCCACGGACTCGGACTTATGGCGGGCTCGCCCTTGGATTCAAGGGCACGGCCAACCTGTGACGGCCTTAGTGGGCTGGTTGGACGGGCATTTAGTGGTGGCGGAAGCGGGCAGTCTCCGCTGTTTGGATCTGAACCGCAATCTGAGCCTGAGTTCGGCCTTGACCTTGGCCCCCGCCGATGACCCCATTCTCAGTCTGACCGTGCACGCCCCCTCCAGTCAAATCTGGACCGCTCATCGTTCGGGTCTGATTCGTCACAGTCAAGGCCCCCAACTGACCTTAATCCgcaccctcaaatccgcccACATCGGGCCCATCCCCTTTCTAGCCGTGGATGCGGCCGGCTCAAAGCTGGCTTCGCTCTCCGTGGGTCAATCAGCTTCGCTTCGAGTATGGGATTTGCCCGCCTACGCGGGTCAAAAAGCGGCTCGCGCACCCTCCCATCATCCCACAGCCATGCTGCTGGATCCCGCCGGTCATTTGAACGTGGGCACGGTGCTGGGTCCTATTCTCGTGTATCGTTTGGATGAGTTGGGTCGAGCCCCTCAAACCTTGGAACGACATAAGTCGGGCGTGGCCGCATTAGCGGCTAATCGCTCGTGCTTGGTGGCGGCGGGTCGAGACCAGATTTTGACAGTTTGGAGTCAGGATAGTGGGACTTTGGTCCATCTGATTCCGGTCTTTGAAGACATCCAAACCTTGGCCTTCAGTACGGCGGGTCGATTAACCACGGGCGGTTCGCGCGGGCAATTGCGGGGCTGGGATTTAAGTTCAGGCCAAGAGATGACGACCATCACGGATTTACCCACCTTGAAAGGTCGCGATATTAAAGCCTTGAATTTCTCCGCCCAAGATGAATTACGGGTTTGGCAAGAGGATCTGGTGTTCAGTCCCGATCGCGTGCAATGCTTGTTCCAAGAACCTCTCACGGATTTGTGCTTGATCACCGAAGGCCGGGAAGTGGTCTTGTCCACAATGGAAAACGCTCTCAAGATCATGTCGGTCGAGTCTCTGACCGTCAAAGTGTTTGACACGCCCCATCAAGAGGGCGTGGTGGCCTTAGCCGGCAACGCCTCCGGCGGTCGTCCCACTTTTGCCTCCTTGGGGAAACGACGCGAGATCTTCGTGTGGCAACGTGATGATCAAACCATTGAAGTCTTGGCCCAATGCGTGAATGCAGCTGCCATTACGCAGACCTTCCTCCTCGACCGTCTATTGTTCACGGGTGACGTGGATGGGATATTGAAGACCTGGGCTTTAGAACCCGATCAAACCGAGGCCAAGACCATAGCCACCACTTTGTCCCATGGGAAGGAGGTCAAAGCCATCGATGTCGACTCTAACCGAGGGTTGATCTTGACCGCTTCCTTGGACAAGACGGCCAAGATTTGGCGCGCCGAGGATATGCAACGCGTGGCCGCACTATCCGGACATCGTCGAGGCGTGATTGCGGCCAAGTTCTCTCACTGTGAACCCCAGATCATCTCCTCCAGTTTGGACGGGGCGGTCAAGATCTGGAATATTGGCCCCTATGATTGTGCTCGAACCTTGGAAGGATTGCTTTCACCCGCGTGTGATCTTTTGATCCATTCGCCCAAGACGTTGATTTCATTGTCTCTAGATGGAGCCTTCACCATATGGAAGACCAACGAAAATGCACCCAAGTTGGCTGCCTACAACCATCATGAAGCTCAAGCGTGGAAGATGGTCCAAATCGGGGACCAAATCATCTCTTGTGGAACCAACAATCAGTTCCTCATATGGGACGATAATACCCAgaacatcaaattgaagaaggaGCAGGAGCAAACCACTCAGATCAAGCTAATGCAGAGCTTAGACAATGCTCTCAAGCAAGGGAAGTTGGATAAGGCGGTTTTGGCCTGTTTGAGACTGAAGCAGACCCGGAAACTCCACGAGATCCTGTCCAATTGCCCGAATCAGGTGCGAACCAATCTGATCCAACGGCTGCCGAGTAAATATTTGcagaatttcttgaaattcagTATTCACCTCAATCAGAACACTCGCACGTTCCTCTTGGGACAAGAGATCTTCTCCATTCTAATCGATCGTGGTCATGACTTGAGTCTCTTAGAATCCGCTCAAATCTACCAATTTCTATCTTTTTCACAGAAACATTATGAGCGAGTCTCCAAAGAACTAGCCAAAGTGAGCATTGTTGACCTATTACTAAAGATTTGA
- the LOC131878769 gene encoding SURP and G-patch domain-containing protein 1-like isoform X2, with protein MSGPPPGPPRRSDGRRSAEMSAQQDWLAAKKAEIEAKKRVGQAPPHPVPAPPVVAAAPPPVVATGSLVPDTKPSVPSLPFSNDGSFLEQFKRLQEQQKSKANPAVKVEPVVAPPPPLKKVASTVKTEPVPGPSSQSSGPWFMSALERAKQIAQSFSHPVSPLETGPSSSSSVPVENKFERPLPQVADELASLVAVNGDHVEAMARERNLEERELLFLQDSQSELYQQYRSKVEALRSGMKDEKKRARKSRWGAQEEKVEEVKQESESLGKGAMNRSPHLVQYAMKVFGSADLEDHQWKQCEDQMKMSAIYQEMLKKQTQNEAMLQSGKRKYEYDSDEETEGGTWEHKARKLEMEKTSNKAEELTQAAKGRHHIGDFLPPDELKKFIAKYEAIQKGETFDESDYVENKIKDDNKGFKMLQKMGWNEGSGLGSTGQGITAPINQGNQSDDKKGLGVTRPDSLEEGDDEFDAYRKRMMLAYRFRPNPLNNPRRAYY; from the exons ATGTCGGGCCCACCCCCGGGCCCGCCTCGTCGCTCAGATGGGCGTCGCTCGGCCGAGATGAGCGCTCAACAAGATTGGTTAGCGGCCAAGAAGGCCGAAATCGAGGCCAAGAAACGCGTGGGTCAGGCGCCTCCGCATCCCGTCCCGGCGCCACCCGTGGTTGCGGCTGCTCCTCCGCCCGTGGTGGCTACAGG TTCTTTGGTCCCGGACACGAAACCCTCGGTGCCGAGCTTACCCTTCTCCAATGATGGCAGCTTTCTGGAGCAATTTAAACGCTTGCAAGAGCAGCAAAAATCCAAAGCCAACCCTGCGGTCAAAGTTGAGCCCGTGGTGGCTCCACCTCCGCCCCTCAAAAAAGTCGCCTCCACCGTCAAAACGGAGCCTGTTCCTGGTCCCTCATCCCAGAGTAGCGGTCCATGGTTCATGAGCGCTTTGGAGCGGGCCAAACAGATCGCTCAATCTTTCAGTCATCCAG TCTCTCCTCTAGAAACGGGTCCCAGTTCGTCCTCTAGTGTCCCGGTGGAGAACAAGTTTGAGAGGCCGTTGCCCCAGGTGGCCGATGAACTGGCCTCCCTCGTGGCCGTCAATGGAGACCATGTCGAGGCCATGGCTCGCGAGCGTAACCTCGAGGAGCGGGAACTCCT GTTCTTGCAGGACAGTCAAAGCGAGCTGTATCAACAGTATCGATCCAAAGTGGAGGCCCTTCGCTCTGGgatgaaagatgaaaagaagagag CTCGAAAAAGTCGTTGGGGtgcccaagaagaaaaagtcgaAGAAGTAAAGCAAGAAAGCGAATCTCTCGGAAAAGGTGCGATGAATCGATCTCCTCATCTGGTTCAATATGCCATGAAAGTATTTGGTTCCGCGGATTTGGAGGATCATCAATGGAAACAATGCGAAGATCAAATGAAG ATGAGTGCAATATACCAAGAAATGCTGAAGAAGCAAACTCAGAACGAAGCCATGCTCCAATCCGGAAAGCGAAAGTACGAGTACGATTCCGACGAAGAAACCGAG GGTGGAACATGGGAACACAAGGCCAGGAAgttggaaatggagaaaacCTCCAACAAGGCCGAAGAATTGACTCAAGCCGCCAAAGGAAGACATCACATCGGAGATTTTCTCCCTCCAGACGAGCTGAAAAAGTTCATTGCCAAG TATGAAGCCATTCAAAAAGGAGAGACTTTTGACGAGTCGGATTATGTGGAGAACAAGATCAAGGACGACAACAAAGGGTTCAAAATGCTGCAAAAAATGGGCTGGAATGAGGGATCTGGTCTTGGATCCACTGGGCAGGGTATCACCGCACCCATCAATCA AGGCAACCAAAGCGACGACAAAAAAGGTTTGGGAGTGACTCGTCCGGATTCTTTGGAAGAAGGCGACGATGAGTTCGACGCATATCGGAAGCGAATGATGTTGGCCTATCGATTTCGACCTAATCCCCTG AATAATCCAAGGAGAGCATACTACTAG
- the LOC131878769 gene encoding SURP and G-patch domain-containing protein 1-like isoform X1 → MSGPPPGPPRRSDGRRSAEMSAQQDWLAAKKAEIEAKKRVGQAPPHPVPAPPVVAAAPPPVVATGSSLVPDTKPSVPSLPFSNDGSFLEQFKRLQEQQKSKANPAVKVEPVVAPPPPLKKVASTVKTEPVPGPSSQSSGPWFMSALERAKQIAQSFSHPVSPLETGPSSSSSVPVENKFERPLPQVADELASLVAVNGDHVEAMARERNLEERELLFLQDSQSELYQQYRSKVEALRSGMKDEKKRARKSRWGAQEEKVEEVKQESESLGKGAMNRSPHLVQYAMKVFGSADLEDHQWKQCEDQMKMSAIYQEMLKKQTQNEAMLQSGKRKYEYDSDEETEGGTWEHKARKLEMEKTSNKAEELTQAAKGRHHIGDFLPPDELKKFIAKYEAIQKGETFDESDYVENKIKDDNKGFKMLQKMGWNEGSGLGSTGQGITAPINQGNQSDDKKGLGVTRPDSLEEGDDEFDAYRKRMMLAYRFRPNPLNNPRRAYY, encoded by the exons ATGTCGGGCCCACCCCCGGGCCCGCCTCGTCGCTCAGATGGGCGTCGCTCGGCCGAGATGAGCGCTCAACAAGATTGGTTAGCGGCCAAGAAGGCCGAAATCGAGGCCAAGAAACGCGTGGGTCAGGCGCCTCCGCATCCCGTCCCGGCGCCACCCGTGGTTGCGGCTGCTCCTCCGCCCGTGGTGGCTACAGG CAGTTCTTTGGTCCCGGACACGAAACCCTCGGTGCCGAGCTTACCCTTCTCCAATGATGGCAGCTTTCTGGAGCAATTTAAACGCTTGCAAGAGCAGCAAAAATCCAAAGCCAACCCTGCGGTCAAAGTTGAGCCCGTGGTGGCTCCACCTCCGCCCCTCAAAAAAGTCGCCTCCACCGTCAAAACGGAGCCTGTTCCTGGTCCCTCATCCCAGAGTAGCGGTCCATGGTTCATGAGCGCTTTGGAGCGGGCCAAACAGATCGCTCAATCTTTCAGTCATCCAG TCTCTCCTCTAGAAACGGGTCCCAGTTCGTCCTCTAGTGTCCCGGTGGAGAACAAGTTTGAGAGGCCGTTGCCCCAGGTGGCCGATGAACTGGCCTCCCTCGTGGCCGTCAATGGAGACCATGTCGAGGCCATGGCTCGCGAGCGTAACCTCGAGGAGCGGGAACTCCT GTTCTTGCAGGACAGTCAAAGCGAGCTGTATCAACAGTATCGATCCAAAGTGGAGGCCCTTCGCTCTGGgatgaaagatgaaaagaagagag CTCGAAAAAGTCGTTGGGGtgcccaagaagaaaaagtcgaAGAAGTAAAGCAAGAAAGCGAATCTCTCGGAAAAGGTGCGATGAATCGATCTCCTCATCTGGTTCAATATGCCATGAAAGTATTTGGTTCCGCGGATTTGGAGGATCATCAATGGAAACAATGCGAAGATCAAATGAAG ATGAGTGCAATATACCAAGAAATGCTGAAGAAGCAAACTCAGAACGAAGCCATGCTCCAATCCGGAAAGCGAAAGTACGAGTACGATTCCGACGAAGAAACCGAG GGTGGAACATGGGAACACAAGGCCAGGAAgttggaaatggagaaaacCTCCAACAAGGCCGAAGAATTGACTCAAGCCGCCAAAGGAAGACATCACATCGGAGATTTTCTCCCTCCAGACGAGCTGAAAAAGTTCATTGCCAAG TATGAAGCCATTCAAAAAGGAGAGACTTTTGACGAGTCGGATTATGTGGAGAACAAGATCAAGGACGACAACAAAGGGTTCAAAATGCTGCAAAAAATGGGCTGGAATGAGGGATCTGGTCTTGGATCCACTGGGCAGGGTATCACCGCACCCATCAATCA AGGCAACCAAAGCGACGACAAAAAAGGTTTGGGAGTGACTCGTCCGGATTCTTTGGAAGAAGGCGACGATGAGTTCGACGCATATCGGAAGCGAATGATGTTGGCCTATCGATTTCGACCTAATCCCCTG AATAATCCAAGGAGAGCATACTACTAG
- the LOC131878770 gene encoding ethanolaminephosphotransferase 1-like — translation MLSTMFNYQYLGPDIVVGFDSYKYSCKDTSPLSNYVMHPFWNQIVKLCPRWVAPNLLTFVGFLCCIAHNAITAVFDPHYQASVLGSGATPIPSWAWVLVSIFLFLAHTLDGIDGKQARRTGTSTPLGELFDHGCDSWSTLFITATFYSVFGRNGDGFSVPEFRMYFILWSVFFVFHIAHWEKYNTGIMYLPWSYDLAMLFGTVLYMSTAFGGFEMWKVKLPGGYSAGPVFEIILYVCCYLISFFMTVKNIVSSYQNKTGKMKPLHECIRPMVSYTVAFVLCMGWVIWSKNNILENQLRLFFYMSGTLYANMSCRLIIAQMSSTRCELLNYLLLPLALAMGVSVFGLLSLSQECWLLFALSALITLAHLHYVICVVRQMCDHLKVDCFRISSGGGPTAEHRSKSK, via the exons ATGTTATCCACCATGTTCAACTACCAGTATCTGGGTCCGGATATTGTGGTGGGGTTCGACTCCTACAAGTATAGCTGCAAGGACACGAGCCCTTTGTCCAACTATGTCATGCATCCATTTTGGAACCAGATTGTCAAGCTCTGTCCCAGATGGGTGGCCCCTAATCTCCTCACGTTTGTGGGCTTTTTGTGTTGTATAGCCCACAACGCTATCACAGCCGTGTTTGATCCCCATTATCAAGCTAGTGTCTTGGGATCCGGAGCCACACCCATTCCCTCATGGGCCTGGGTCTTGGTCTCCATCTTCCTATTTTTGGCACACACCTTGGACGGGATCGATGGGAAACAAGCCCGAAGAACGGGCACAAGCACACCTTTGGGCGAGCTGTTTGATCACGGGTGCGATTCCTGGTCAACCTTGTTTATCACGGCCACCTTCTACTCCGTGTTTGGCCGCAATGGCGATGGATTCAGTGTGCCAGAGTTCCGGATGTACTTCATTCTGTGGAGCGTGTTCTTCGTATTTCACATTGCTCATTGGGAGAAATACAACACTGGGATCATGTACCTTCCCTGGAGCTACGACCTGGCCATGCTTTTCGGGACTGTCCTGTACATGAGCACGGCCTTTGGTGGATTCGAAATGTGGAAAGTCAAGCTACCCGGTGGCTACTCTGCCGGACCCGTTTTCGAAATCATCCTCTACGTGTGCTGCTACCTaatctcatttttcatgaCCGTCAAGAATATCGTGAGCTCCTACCAAAACAAGACGGGCAAAATGAAGCCTTTGCACGAGTGCATCCGCCCCATGGTCTCCTACACCGTGGCCTTTGTTCTGTGCATGGGATGGGTGATCTGGTCCAAGAACAATATCTTGGAGAATCAACTCCGCTTGTTCTTTTACATGAGTGGCACTCTGTATGCCAACATGAGCTGTCGCCTCATCATTGCCCAAATGAGCTCCACGCGTTGCGAGCTGCTGAACTATCTCCTACTGccattggccttggccatggGCGTGTCAGTCTTCGGGCTCTTGAGCCTCAGCCAAGAGTGCTGGCTCTTGTTCGCTTTGAGTGCTCTGATCACACTGGCTCATTTGCATTACGTGATTTGTGTGGTGCGACAGATGTGCGATCACCTGAAGGTGGACTGTTTCCGGATTTCGAGTGGAGGAGGCCCGACTGCGGAGCACAG ATCAAAATCCAAGTAA
- the LOC131878771 gene encoding PRELI domain-containing protein 1, mitochondrial-like, translated as MAKYCHTVHSHPYAWDEVAGAIFQRYPNPFATHVLSEDTVERGLLQPNVLYSKRFLTKTNKLPKWSEKFVIGIKRYVPLVEESIVDRDAKVITTYTRNVGLSRFMTAIEKVEYRRDPHDPSKTVAVKEAWIESGLYGLRSAVKNYGVERFKQNCTRATDGFNHVLAHFHHQQHYINEMRVKKWNEMKHKGEVLRANARHAAEVAKAHSVVRAEESEGSTKPST; from the coding sequence ATGGCCAAGTACTGCCATACGGTGCACTCTCACCCGTATGCCTGGGATGAAGTGGCAGGGGCCATCTTCCAAAGGTATCCGAATCCCTTTGCCACTCATGTCTTGTCCGAGGACACCGTTGAAAGGGGACTCCTGCAGCCAAATGTGCTCTACTCGAAGCGGTTCTTGACCAAGACCAACAAGCTGCCCAAGTGGAGCGAGAAGTTTGTGATCGGTATCAAGCGTTATGTGCCGTTGGTGGAAGAGTCCATTGTCGACCGGGATGCCAAGGTGATTACGACCTACACAAGGAACGTGGGTCTGAGCCGATTCATGACGGCCATTGAGAAGGTCGAGTACCGACGAGATCCCCATGATCCATCCAAAACCGTGGCTGTCAAGGAGGCCTGGATTGAGTCCGGCCTCTATGGCCTTCGGTCGGCTGTCAAGAACTACGGAGTGGAACGGTTCAAGCAGAACTGCACCCGTGCCACGGATGGGTTCAATCACGTGTTGgctcattttcatcatcagcAACACTACATCAACGAGATGCGGGTCAAGAAGTGGAACGAGATGAAGCACAAGGGTGAAGTGCTCCGGGCGAATGCCCGCCATGCCGCTGAAGTGGCCAAAGCCCATTCCGTCGTGCGCGCCGAGGAATCCGAGGGTTCAACCAAACCTTCCACGTGA
- the LOC131878772 gene encoding hemagglutinin/amebocyte aggregation factor-like: MKTFIAISFLLIIGKVSSSNWANELDGFLKFECPEAESISFIESLHDNDSEDRIWRFECGPVNGTFNSCSWSGEVNNLDEPLLFECQNGAGVITGMESDHDNDQEDRRWNFKCCTLEKMCYSECGFSSYVNDFDDPLEFRVDTGYYLTGAESIHDNKPEDRRWKYQTCQLAPCGQL, translated from the exons ATGAAGACTTTCATTGCCATAAGCTTCTTGCTGATCATCGGCAAAGTGTCATCGTCAAATTGGGCCAATGAGCTTGATGGCTtcctaaaatttgaatgcCCTGAGGCTGAATCCATTAGTTTCATCGAG AGCTTGCACGACAACGATTCCGAAGATCGAATTTGGCGTTTTGAGTGCGGTCCAGTCAATGGAACTTTCAACTCATGCTCGTGGTCAGGAGAGGTGAACAATTTGGACGAACCACTTTTGTTCGAG TGTCAAAATGGAGCGGGTGTGATTACTGGAATGGAGTCTGATCATGACAATGACCAGGAAGATCGCCGAtggaatttcaaatgttgtaCTTTAGAGAAAATGTGTTATTCAGAATGCGGGTTCTCATCTTACGTCAACGATTTTGACGATCCCCTGGAGTTTAGGGTCGATACTGGATATTATTTGACTGGGGCCGAGTCCATCCATGACAACAAGCCCGA GGATCGCCGGTGGAAATATCAAACGTGCCAGCTTGCTCCATGCGGACAACTGTAG